From a region of the Anaerolineales bacterium genome:
- a CDS encoding DegV family protein translates to MSTKQRVQVVTDMGCSFRPGDPEVQECGISLIPLQLAILESGVWKTKQETEIEPGQFYNIMQRMIVEDGELPKTSGLSPGIARDIYLNLFREKDAEAVFSIHVTKAHSQAMSAALIGAQEAKKEAGEDLPIAVMDSKSLSLGQYWIAKHAAWLAQKGADLKSIIDEISQLIPKIEVLVVLETFENLKKGGRAEQIKGMLASMFSAISIHPILAVKEGKLDLFGRARSASKARKKIVDMIGDMGDMIKMGVIHTNAPALAEEVKTSVGNFFKEKIPIVDAGPALATHAGERAVAVVAQKK, encoded by the coding sequence ATGAGCACCAAACAGCGCGTTCAAGTTGTTACCGACATGGGCTGTTCCTTCCGGCCGGGGGACCCAGAGGTACAGGAATGCGGTATTTCGCTCATACCGCTTCAGCTTGCCATCCTCGAGAGTGGTGTATGGAAGACGAAGCAGGAGACCGAGATCGAGCCAGGGCAGTTTTACAATATCATGCAGCGCATGATCGTCGAGGACGGTGAGCTGCCAAAGACGTCGGGCTTAAGTCCGGGCATCGCCCGCGACATCTACCTCAATCTGTTCCGAGAGAAGGATGCGGAGGCCGTTTTTTCCATCCACGTCACCAAAGCACATTCCCAGGCCATGTCTGCGGCGCTCATCGGCGCTCAGGAAGCGAAGAAGGAAGCCGGGGAAGACCTGCCCATCGCTGTGATGGACTCGAAGTCGTTATCGCTGGGGCAGTATTGGATTGCCAAGCACGCCGCCTGGTTGGCGCAGAAAGGCGCCGATCTGAAATCCATCATCGACGAAATCTCGCAGCTCATTCCCAAGATCGAGGTTCTCGTCGTGCTGGAGACGTTTGAAAATCTGAAGAAAGGCGGCCGAGCGGAGCAGATCAAAGGCATGCTGGCTTCGATGTTCTCGGCGATCTCCATCCATCCCATCCTGGCGGTTAAAGAAGGGAAATTGGATCTGTTCGGCCGGGCACGCAGCGCCAGCAAAGCGAGGAAGAAAATCGTTGACATGATCGGCGACATGGGCGATATGATCAAGATGGGTGTGATCCACACCAACGCGCCGGCGTTGGCCGAAGAGGTGAAAACCTCGGTCGGCAACTTCTTCAAGGAGAAAATTCCGATCGTGGATGCCGGTCCGGCGCTGGCCACGCACGCCGGTGAGCGAGCGGTCGCCGTCGTCGCCCAGAAGAAGTAA
- a CDS encoding ABC transporter ATP-binding protein, translating into MSVIEINHLTKYYGKARGIIDVTLNIEEGEIFGFIGPNGAGKSTTIRLLCSLIYPTSGEAKIFGKDCIKYGPEIRQEIGYLPSEVFYYDRMKVIDLLKYSASFYKKDCSDRIQELADIMELDLNRRIDDLSYGNKKKVGIVQGLLHSPKVIFLDEPTAGLDPLIQHKFFDLIRDENKKGATVFFSSHILSVVQKICNRVAIIREGKIVEIKDIKTLQRENYKKITIVADGVDGAGFQIPGVTHLETQNNSVSFFFKGDINVLTKKIAALKVNDVAIEEPTLEEIFMHYYE; encoded by the coding sequence ATGAGCGTCATCGAAATCAATCATCTGACCAAGTATTACGGCAAGGCTCGGGGCATCATCGATGTCACGCTGAACATCGAAGAAGGTGAGATTTTTGGTTTCATCGGCCCCAACGGCGCGGGGAAATCCACGACGATCCGCCTGCTGTGTTCGTTGATCTATCCCACCAGCGGAGAGGCCAAGATATTCGGCAAGGATTGCATCAAGTATGGCCCCGAGATCCGGCAGGAAATCGGCTATCTGCCCTCGGAGGTCTTCTATTACGACCGCATGAAGGTCATCGATCTGCTCAAATACTCTGCGAGCTTCTACAAGAAGGATTGCAGCGACCGCATCCAGGAGCTGGCAGATATCATGGAACTGGACCTGAACCGCAGGATCGACGACCTCTCCTACGGAAACAAGAAGAAAGTGGGCATCGTTCAGGGGCTGCTGCACTCACCCAAAGTGATTTTTCTCGACGAGCCGACCGCCGGGCTCGACCCGCTGATCCAGCACAAATTCTTCGACCTGATCCGCGACGAAAACAAAAAGGGCGCCACGGTCTTCTTCTCGTCGCACATACTTTCCGTGGTGCAGAAAATTTGCAACCGCGTGGCGATCATCCGCGAGGGAAAAATCGTCGAAATCAAGGACATCAAGACGCTGCAGCGAGAGAATTATAAGAAAATTACCATCGTCGCCGACGGCGTCGACGGAGCAGGCTTCCAGATACCCGGTGTGACCCATCTGGAGACACAAAACAACTCGGTGAGTTTCTTTTTCAAGGGCGACATCAACGTGCTTACGAAGAAGATCGCGGCGTTGAAGGTTAACGACGTGGCTATCGAAGAACCTACGCTTGAAGAAATCTTCATGCATTACTACGAGTAG
- a CDS encoding ABC transporter permease subunit, with the protein MNIFLHEFKQNIRSVVTWSVSLAILIYVFSTLYTGFAAQAELLNQTLEKFPKEFLMAFGMYGIDMSTVLGFFTLTIVFCQICVSIQAANYGFSMVSIEEREMTADFLMTKPVGRAKIMSSKLLAAIASLAITNLVVWVSSYVFINLYRGGRPYDGKTLSLMLLSIAFMQLFFLTVGILISLLPKKIRSVTPYSMGIVFGLYVLNAFSDMIGEDTLSYISPFRQFDPNNIVRSGSLDMPLTLASVVVILLSVGLSYLIYQRRDIHTAV; encoded by the coding sequence ATGAACATTTTCTTGCACGAATTCAAACAAAATATTCGCTCCGTGGTCACCTGGTCCGTTTCACTGGCGATATTGATCTACGTCTTTTCCACACTCTATACCGGCTTTGCGGCACAAGCGGAGCTTCTCAACCAGACGCTGGAAAAGTTCCCGAAAGAATTTTTAATGGCCTTCGGCATGTACGGCATCGATATGTCCACCGTGCTCGGCTTTTTCACCCTGACCATCGTCTTCTGTCAGATTTGCGTCTCCATCCAGGCGGCCAATTACGGTTTTTCCATGGTCTCCATCGAAGAGCGGGAGATGACGGCAGATTTCCTCATGACCAAACCCGTCGGGCGTGCAAAGATCATGAGCAGCAAGCTGCTCGCCGCCATCGCCAGTCTGGCCATCACCAATCTTGTCGTTTGGGTGAGCAGCTACGTGTTCATCAATCTCTATCGGGGTGGAAGGCCCTACGATGGCAAGACATTGAGTCTGATGCTCTTGAGCATCGCGTTTATGCAGCTCTTCTTTCTCACCGTCGGCATACTGATTTCGCTGCTGCCGAAGAAGATCCGCAGCGTCACCCCGTATTCGATGGGCATCGTGTTTGGTCTTTACGTGTTGAACGCTTTTAGCGACATGATCGGTGAGGATACGTTGTCCTACATCTCACCGTTCCGGCAATTCGATCCAAACAACATCGTCCGCAGCGGAAGTCTCGACATGCCATTAACGCTGGCCAGCGTGGTGGTTATCCTGCTTTCCGTCGGTCTGAGCTATCTGATTTACCAGCGAAGAGACATCCATACGGCGGTGTGA
- a CDS encoding ABC transporter permease subunit: MNIFLRELKANLRSLLIWAVLIVLFIWIAMTKFSAYANNPEMLKILDNMPPALLEAFQMNAFNLTTVTGFFGVCFTYFALLSTVFAAMLGSDIISKEERDKTVEFTLTLPVPRWKLVTAKIMAAVVHSIAFLLIIWGVSLISVIPYHPDHEFYKFVALCMLALVIMQFTFLAVGIFLGCALKQYKRAGSIAVSLLLATYFMSIISGLDKKLDFLKYFSPFKYFNPAKLLNEAHLDMLYVWISLGIIAVCIIAGYITYNRRDLYI, from the coding sequence ATGAATATTTTCCTCAGAGAACTCAAAGCCAATCTGCGTTCGCTTTTAATCTGGGCGGTCCTCATCGTTCTCTTCATCTGGATCGCCATGACCAAGTTCTCCGCCTATGCGAACAACCCGGAGATGCTGAAAATATTGGACAACATGCCTCCCGCGCTGTTGGAAGCCTTCCAGATGAACGCCTTCAATCTGACCACGGTCACGGGTTTCTTCGGCGTATGCTTCACTTACTTCGCCCTGCTCAGCACGGTTTTCGCCGCCATGCTGGGCAGCGACATCATATCCAAGGAGGAACGGGACAAGACCGTCGAATTTACGCTCACGCTGCCCGTTCCGCGTTGGAAGCTGGTGACTGCCAAGATCATGGCCGCGGTGGTACACAGCATCGCCTTTCTTCTGATCATCTGGGGCGTATCCCTGATCAGCGTCATCCCGTACCATCCGGACCACGAGTTCTACAAGTTCGTCGCTTTATGCATGCTGGCCCTGGTGATCATGCAGTTCACCTTCCTCGCCGTGGGTATTTTTCTGGGCTGCGCGCTGAAGCAGTACAAACGCGCCGGTTCGATCGCCGTGTCGCTGCTGCTCGCCACGTACTTCATGTCGATCATATCCGGCCTGGACAAGAAGCTGGATTTTCTGAAATACTTCTCACCCTTCAAGTATTTCAATCCGGCGAAACTGCTGAACGAGGCGCATCTGGATATGCTCTACGTGTGGATCTCGCTGGGCATCATCGCCGTCTGCATCATCGCTGGTTACATTACCTATAACCGGCGAGATTTGTATATTTGA
- a CDS encoding NosD domain-containing protein, whose amino-acid sequence MKPQRIRHGLYALLLLGMTGLFALPLPAEASTFVVNTYDDLDDGQCDSNHCSLREAINAANANSGPDEIHFDLPGSGGSNTIIYLTSPLPALTDDATTIDGTTEPDYAGSPVFGIQDGMPGIEVGLDLQSNDNIIRGLSLNGFGTFPPEQVFDFHDPIGSAILAAGSGNLIQENRIGSGALQNAVGVRIYGAHNSVIGNVISGNGIGVYSDGSSTEIRGNIIGPAADGVTPVYNDYGIVLDSGALSADIGGVGPGEGNLISANEIIAILSQSADNQIHGNLIGVDATGTAPLPNYYGVSIQGANAWIGGSLPQHSNVISGNERWGIAVEQGGQNAVIQGNKIGTDISGSVMIPNQAQGIVSSADGVVIGGTSPGEGNLIMGNAGHGVNIADGASGNLVAKNTIADNGQDGIYLNSAIPYYGYLTQNTFTQNSIYNNGGLGITIMPGHNGNIQPPQITSPQDSTIEGIAWYSCKIEIFRAEPDPSGYGEGKVFLAEGYTTETDDTFSIPISSPGYCFMITATATDSLGNTSEFSQNATAKCFVKPPDIFLYPIWVFIIVVFAFIAWRIRRRRPGMPAWSIPIGGLTGGVIAAVIFTALPFYEPQTPQEAPICGNGVVDSGEQCDGNDLTMCLEGQVCENCKCITYLDQCGNGVVDSGEQCDGDDLTMCLSGQVCENCKCITMMGMCGNGVVEQGEQCDGDDLTMCLSGQVCENCKCITYVEADPEICIYEALQNSNCRASDYPESDLVEILMEGDSADLIALNSEYTHGLFELENGKQCWVWLGLMGGDENPFGNCPVEIINPPEAPRESACSSDLDERECIAAGGEWTEGMAAPYCACPEE is encoded by the coding sequence ATGAAACCCCAACGAATTCGTCATGGTCTGTATGCATTATTACTATTGGGAATGACAGGCTTGTTCGCCTTACCGCTGCCCGCGGAGGCCAGCACCTTCGTTGTTAACACCTACGACGACCTCGACGACGGGCAGTGCGACTCAAACCACTGCTCGCTGCGCGAGGCGATCAACGCCGCCAACGCCAACAGCGGCCCGGACGAGATCCACTTCGATCTTCCAGGATCCGGAGGATCCAACACCATCATCTATCTCACCTCTCCGCTTCCTGCCCTGACCGACGACGCTACGACCATCGACGGCACCACGGAACCAGATTACGCCGGGTCGCCGGTCTTTGGCATCCAGGATGGTATGCCCGGGATCGAGGTTGGGCTTGATCTTCAGTCCAATGACAACATCATTCGTGGATTGAGCCTGAATGGCTTTGGTACTTTCCCACCAGAACAAGTTTTTGATTTTCATGATCCGATTGGAAGCGCAATCCTCGCAGCCGGAAGCGGAAATCTGATTCAGGAAAACCGGATCGGCTCGGGAGCGCTGCAGAACGCCGTAGGCGTGCGTATCTACGGCGCGCACAACAGCGTTATTGGGAACGTGATCTCCGGCAATGGCATTGGTGTTTACAGCGACGGCTCGAGCACCGAAATCCGGGGCAACATCATCGGCCCTGCAGCTGACGGAGTCACGCCAGTCTATAACGACTACGGCATCGTACTTGATTCAGGTGCTCTAAGTGCCGATATCGGGGGAGTAGGCCCCGGGGAGGGCAATCTAATCTCTGCTAACGAGATCATTGCCATTCTCTCCCAATCGGCTGACAACCAGATCCACGGCAACCTGATTGGGGTCGACGCCACAGGCACTGCGCCTTTACCGAACTACTACGGGGTTTCCATACAAGGAGCGAATGCCTGGATCGGCGGCAGCCTACCCCAGCACAGCAATGTGATCTCCGGTAACGAACGTTGGGGGATTGCTGTAGAACAGGGCGGGCAGAACGCCGTGATCCAGGGTAACAAGATCGGCACCGATATAAGCGGTTCCGTGATGATACCGAACCAGGCGCAGGGCATTGTATCTTCAGCGGATGGCGTCGTGATTGGCGGGACCTCCCCGGGCGAGGGAAATCTGATCATGGGAAATGCCGGTCATGGCGTAAATATCGCCGATGGTGCCAGCGGTAATCTCGTCGCGAAAAACACGATTGCGGATAACGGCCAGGACGGCATCTACCTCAATAGCGCTATTCCCTACTATGGTTATTTAACTCAGAATACATTCACACAAAATAGTATTTACAACAATGGTGGGCTGGGTATCACAATCATGCCTGGACACAATGGCAATATCCAACCTCCACAAATCACCTCCCCTCAGGACTCGACGATCGAAGGCATAGCGTGGTATTCATGCAAGATCGAGATTTTCCGCGCCGAGCCCGACCCCTCTGGTTATGGCGAGGGGAAAGTGTTTCTCGCTGAAGGCTACACCACCGAGACAGACGACACCTTCAGCATCCCTATCAGCAGTCCTGGCTATTGCTTCATGATCACCGCAACAGCGACGGATAGCTTAGGAAATACTTCGGAATTCTCACAAAACGCCACCGCCAAGTGCTTTGTCAAACCGCCCGATATCTTTCTCTATCCCATTTGGGTCTTCATCATCGTGGTCTTCGCGTTCATCGCCTGGCGCATCCGCCGCAGGCGACCCGGCATGCCCGCATGGAGCATCCCCATCGGCGGGTTGACCGGCGGCGTGATTGCCGCGGTCATATTCACCGCCCTGCCCTTTTACGAGCCACAAACCCCGCAAGAAGCTCCCATCTGTGGCAACGGCGTCGTCGACTCTGGCGAGCAGTGCGACGGCAATGACCTCACCATGTGCCTCGAGGGTCAGGTGTGCGAGAACTGCAAATGCATCACCTACCTGGATCAATGCGGCAACGGCGTCGTCGACTCTGGCGAGCAGTGCGACGGCGACGACCTCACCATGTGTCTCTCCGGCCAGGTGTGTGAAAACTGTAAATGCATCACCATGATGGGCATGTGCGGGAACGGAGTCGTCGAGCAAGGCGAGCAGTGCGACGGCGATGACCTGACCATGTGCCTCTCCGGACAGGTCTGCGAGAACTGCAAGTGCATCACCTACGTCGAGGCCGACCCGGAAATTTGCATCTATGAGGCGCTGCAGAACTCCAACTGCCGGGCGAGTGACTATCCCGAATCCGACCTGGTCGAGATCCTGATGGAAGGAGACAGTGCCGACCTGATCGCCCTCAACTCCGAATACACCCACGGTCTGTTCGAGCTCGAGAACGGGAAACAGTGCTGGGTCTGGCTGGGTTTGATGGGCGGGGACGAGAATCCCTTCGGCAACTGCCCCGTGGAGATCATCAATCCGCCGGAGGCGCCGCGCGAAAGTGCTTGCAGCTCCGATTTGGACGAGCGTGAATGTATCGCCGCGGGGGGCGAGTGGACTGAAGGCATGGCGGCACCGTACTGCGCCTGCCCGGAAGAATAA
- a CDS encoding glycoside hydrolase family 130 protein — MAKTNIPWEARPAGCSDVIWRYSKNPIIPRDLIPSSNSIFNSAVVPYEDRFAGVFRVDNKKREMNLYRGFSDDGLDWKLDHDPIAWEFTDSELSEFSHRYDPRLVWLEDRYYVTWCNGYHGPTIGIGYTQDFEKFHFLENALLPFNRNGVLFPRKINDRYVMLSRPSDNGHTPFGDIFLSHSHDMIHWGRHRFVMGVAGGWQSTKIGAGPIPIETPEGWLLFYHGVLTSCNGFVYSFGAALLDLEQPWKVIRRGEPYLLSPQRDYECVGDVPNVTFPCAALYDESNGRIAIYYGGADTVTALAFTQLEDVLDFLETQSMV, encoded by the coding sequence ATGGCAAAAACCAATATCCCCTGGGAAGCGCGGCCCGCGGGCTGCTCCGACGTTATCTGGCGCTACAGCAAGAACCCGATCATCCCTCGCGATTTGATCCCCTCATCGAACAGCATCTTCAACAGCGCCGTCGTTCCTTATGAGGACAGATTCGCAGGTGTGTTCCGCGTGGACAACAAGAAGCGCGAGATGAATCTCTACCGCGGCTTCAGCGATGACGGCCTGGATTGGAAGCTGGATCACGACCCAATCGCATGGGAATTCACCGATTCCGAACTGTCCGAGTTTTCCCACCGCTACGATCCACGCCTCGTCTGGCTCGAGGATCGCTACTACGTCACCTGGTGCAACGGCTACCACGGCCCGACGATCGGCATCGGATACACCCAGGATTTCGAGAAATTCCACTTTCTCGAAAACGCACTTCTGCCCTTCAACCGCAACGGCGTTCTTTTCCCCAGAAAAATCAACGATCGCTACGTGATGCTCAGCCGCCCAAGCGATAACGGTCATACGCCTTTCGGGGATATTTTCCTGAGCCATAGCCACGACATGATCCATTGGGGGAGGCATCGCTTCGTGATGGGAGTGGCCGGCGGCTGGCAGAGCACCAAGATCGGCGCCGGGCCCATCCCCATCGAGACGCCTGAAGGCTGGCTGCTCTTCTATCACGGCGTTCTTACCTCCTGCAACGGTTTCGTCTACAGCTTTGGTGCAGCCCTGCTCGATCTCGAGCAGCCCTGGAAGGTGATCCGGCGCGGCGAGCCCTATTTGCTCTCCCCGCAAAGAGACTACGAATGCGTCGGAGACGTGCCCAACGTGACCTTCCCCTGCGCGGCACTGTACGACGAGTCGAACGGCCGCATCGCGATCTATTACGGCGGCGCGGACACCGTGACGGCGCTCGCCTTCACGCAGCTCGAGGACGTTCTCGATTTTCTGGAAACCCAATCCATGGTTTAA
- a CDS encoding GH1 family beta-glucosidase: MDHNSNNEAAFDFPENFVWGVATSAYQIEGAWKEDGKGESIWDRFCHTPGNIENGDTGDVACDHYHRWREDVTLMASLGIPAYRFSISWPRILPSGKGKVNQAGLDFYNALVDGLLEAGIEPYITLYHWDLPQALQDRGGWPARDTAKAFAEYTHVVTRHLGDRVRNWMTLNEPHVSAFMGYLQGRHAPGHKDMDEMVAASHHLLLAHGLGVAAIRANVPDANAGIVLNLYPVHTASPSEADEEAAQMVDGAVNRWYLDPVSGRGYPEDVVDNFGRKMDFVFEGDLEKIAAPLDFLGINYYFRIIARSEEIPERENAPRTLSPSNDMTETGWEIYPHGLYEILDRIRREYTFPSLMITENGAALDDHLDTSGKVDDPDRIRFVGSHLRAAARAIQDGIPLRGYFHWTFTDNFEWGHGFSKRFGLVYTDYETLERIPKSSAYWYRDVISKNQV, encoded by the coding sequence ATGGATCACAATTCCAACAACGAAGCAGCATTTGATTTTCCTGAGAATTTCGTCTGGGGTGTCGCCACTTCGGCCTATCAGATCGAGGGCGCCTGGAAGGAGGACGGGAAAGGCGAGAGCATCTGGGATCGTTTCTGCCACACACCCGGCAACATCGAGAACGGCGACACGGGCGACGTCGCTTGCGATCACTATCATCGCTGGCGGGAAGACGTGACATTGATGGCCTCGTTAGGCATTCCCGCCTACCGCTTCTCGATATCGTGGCCGCGCATCCTGCCCTCCGGGAAGGGAAAAGTCAATCAGGCCGGATTGGATTTCTACAACGCCCTGGTCGACGGACTTCTCGAGGCGGGAATCGAGCCGTACATCACCCTCTATCACTGGGATCTCCCCCAGGCTCTTCAGGATCGCGGCGGATGGCCAGCGCGGGACACGGCGAAGGCCTTTGCGGAATACACGCATGTGGTAACCCGGCATCTTGGCGACCGTGTGCGCAATTGGATGACCCTCAATGAACCTCACGTCAGCGCTTTTATGGGCTATCTTCAAGGACGCCACGCACCGGGTCATAAAGACATGGATGAAATGGTCGCCGCTTCCCATCACCTGCTTCTGGCGCACGGTTTGGGCGTTGCAGCCATACGCGCCAACGTTCCCGACGCGAACGCTGGCATCGTGCTCAACCTTTACCCCGTGCACACGGCCTCCCCAAGCGAGGCGGATGAGGAAGCGGCACAAATGGTGGACGGCGCCGTCAACCGCTGGTACCTGGATCCCGTCTCCGGGCGAGGTTACCCGGAGGACGTGGTCGATAATTTCGGTAGAAAGATGGATTTTGTCTTCGAGGGAGATCTGGAGAAAATTGCCGCGCCTCTGGATTTTCTGGGCATCAATTACTACTTCAGGATCATCGCCAGGAGCGAGGAGATTCCGGAGCGCGAGAACGCACCGCGCACGCTGTCTCCCTCCAACGACATGACCGAAACGGGCTGGGAGATCTATCCACACGGATTGTATGAAATCCTGGATCGCATACGTCGTGAGTACACATTTCCGTCCCTCATGATCACGGAGAACGGCGCCGCACTTGACGACCACCTGGATACTTCAGGGAAAGTCGACGATCCTGACCGAATCCGCTTCGTCGGCTCGCATCTGAGAGCGGCCGCACGTGCGATTCAGGACGGCATCCCGCTGCGTGGCTACTTCCATTGGACCTTCACCGACAATTTCGAATGGGGACACGGATTTTCGAAGCGGTTCGGCCTGGTTTACACGGATTATGAGACTCTCGAACGCATCCCAAAGTCCAGCGCCTACTGGTACCGGGACGTGATTTCCAAGAACCAGGTCTGA
- a CDS encoding CarD family transcriptional regulator, whose translation MAARNKKKDFEVGNWIVHPIYGVGQISRIEEKCVNETTCAYFRVEADETTYWIPVDCVEDSRVRKVISRSAFRRAEATQKMTNLLNQNQAQASTEDALDPIGKSVELA comes from the coding sequence ATGGCAGCAAGAAATAAGAAAAAAGATTTTGAAGTTGGCAATTGGATCGTCCATCCCATCTACGGCGTCGGCCAAATTAGCAGGATCGAAGAAAAATGCGTCAACGAAACGACTTGCGCGTATTTTCGAGTCGAAGCGGACGAGACCACATACTGGATTCCTGTCGACTGCGTCGAAGACAGCCGCGTGCGGAAAGTCATCAGCCGCAGCGCCTTTCGCCGGGCGGAAGCCACCCAGAAGATGACCAACCTCTTGAATCAAAATCAAGCCCAGGCTTCCACAGAAGATGCGCTGGATCCTATTGGAAAAAGCGTGGAGCTGGCTTAA
- a CDS encoding aldo/keto reductase, protein MEYIEFQGERVPKIGLGTWDLRGSECIRAVKHALEIGYRHVDTAEFYRNETEIGAAISESDVARDELFLTSKVWSTHLRYEDLIEACQRSLQKLGIEWLDLYLIHAPNPQVPIEVSMRALNDLTAGGKIHHVGVSNFSLDQLRQAMQHSDAPIFSHQINYHPLHPQDEMVAFCQREKILVTAYSPIAKGRALRSELLQEIAARHGVSAAQVALRWLVEQDLVITIPKSSNPQHQQQNLDVFGFALSPEEKIKIDEMGH, encoded by the coding sequence ATGGAATACATTGAATTCCAGGGTGAACGCGTCCCCAAGATCGGTTTGGGAACCTGGGATCTGCGCGGCAGCGAATGTATCCGTGCGGTGAAACATGCTCTGGAGATCGGCTACCGGCATGTCGATACGGCCGAATTTTACCGGAATGAAACGGAAATCGGCGCGGCGATCTCGGAATCAGACGTCGCCCGTGATGAGCTTTTTCTGACCAGCAAGGTGTGGTCGACTCATCTGCGTTACGAAGATTTGATCGAAGCTTGCCAACGTAGTCTGCAGAAATTGGGCATCGAGTGGCTCGATCTCTACCTCATTCATGCGCCCAATCCGCAGGTGCCCATAGAAGTGTCGATGCGCGCCCTGAACGACTTGACGGCAGGTGGCAAGATCCACCATGTAGGAGTGAGCAATTTCAGCCTCGACCAACTGCGCCAGGCGATGCAGCATTCCGATGCACCGATCTTCAGCCATCAGATCAACTATCATCCGCTGCATCCACAGGACGAGATGGTGGCGTTCTGCCAGCGTGAAAAAATCCTGGTTACGGCGTACAGTCCCATCGCCAAAGGCAGGGCGCTGCGGTCCGAGTTGCTGCAAGAGATCGCGGCGCGGCACGGAGTCTCGGCGGCTCAGGTTGCCCTGCGCTGGTTGGTAGAGCAGGATCTCGTGATCACGATCCCGAAATCTTCCAATCCGCAGCATCAGCAGCAAAATTTGGATGTATTTGGGTTCGCACTCTCCCCGGAGGAGAAGATAAAAATCGACGAGATGGGGCATTGA